One Fontisphaera persica DNA window includes the following coding sequences:
- the rplM gene encoding 50S ribosomal protein L13: protein MKTYLPKVNLNERKWHVVDANGKVLGRLAAQVANLLRGKNKAVFTPHLDTGDFVVVINAEKVRVTGKKETQKQYMTYSGWRGGEKRRTVAEIRARHPEKLIEHAVKGMVPKNRLGRALMTKLKVYRGPQHPHAAQKPEPCAVEA, encoded by the coding sequence ATGAAAACGTATTTGCCAAAAGTGAATTTGAACGAGCGCAAATGGCACGTGGTGGACGCCAACGGCAAGGTATTGGGCCGGCTGGCGGCGCAGGTGGCCAATTTGTTGCGCGGGAAGAACAAGGCGGTGTTCACGCCGCATTTGGATACCGGCGACTTCGTGGTGGTCATCAATGCCGAGAAAGTGCGCGTCACCGGCAAGAAGGAGACGCAGAAGCAGTACATGACGTACTCCGGCTGGCGCGGTGGCGAGAAGCGCCGCACGGTGGCGGAAATCCGGGCGCGGCATCCGGAGAAGCTGATTGAGCATGCCGTCAAGGGCATGGTGCCGAAGAACCGGCTGGGGCGGGCCTTGATGACCAAACTCAAGGTGTACCGCGGCCCGCAACATCCGCATGCGGCGCAGAAACCGGAGCCTTGCGCGGTCGAGGCCTGA
- a CDS encoding Panacea domain-containing protein: MNITFNERKATQAAAFLLRLRGGAMSYMKLIKLLYLADRTALVRWGRPLTTDNFVSMNRGPVLSHVLDLVTCETMPGEKGFWAQYISEPVHYEVRLNQDPGTDELSQAEEELLAEVFREHGRKSRWELVDLTHQLPEWQNPLGGAIPITYRDILRAEGKTEWEIAAIEEELANVALMEKVLGGQ, from the coding sequence ATGAACATCACCTTTAACGAGCGCAAGGCCACGCAAGCGGCCGCTTTTCTTCTTCGATTGCGCGGGGGGGCCATGAGTTACATGAAGCTCATCAAATTGCTCTACCTCGCGGATCGAACCGCTTTGGTTCGCTGGGGAAGACCCCTCACGACAGACAATTTTGTTTCCATGAACCGCGGCCCGGTTTTGAGTCATGTGCTTGATCTGGTCACTTGCGAGACCATGCCGGGGGAGAAGGGGTTTTGGGCCCAATACATCAGCGAACCAGTTCATTATGAGGTCAGGTTGAATCAGGACCCGGGAACAGACGAGCTTTCTCAAGCGGAAGAAGAATTATTGGCTGAGGTGTTTCGGGAGCATGGCCGAAAAAGCCGATGGGAGCTGGTGGACCTGACGCATCAATTACCCGAGTGGCAAAATCCTCTGGGGGGAGCCATTCCCATTACTTATCGGGATATCTTGCGGGCTGAGGGAAAAACGGAGTGGGAAATTGCCGCCATTGAAGAAGAGTTGGCCAATGTGGCGTTGATGGAAAAGGTCTTGGGAGGGCAATAA
- a CDS encoding sulfatase family protein: MKILVTLAVLLAGWAAMGARPNILLAIADDWSFPHASAYGCRWVKTPAFDRVAREGLLFQRAYTPNAKCAPSRACILTGRNPWQLKETANHVCYFPLEFKTYAEALAERGYFCGKTGKAWGPGVALDAQQRARPLTGRGFDKRTAPPPAKAISNNDYAANFADFLDAVPAGQPWCFWYGSMEPHRAYEAGVGTAKGGKRLEDIDRVPGFWPDTPAVRQDLLDYAFEVEHFDRHLERMLEILDQRGLASNTLVVVTSDNGMPFPRAKGNLYELAAHMPLAIRWPQGIRNPGRVIEDYVSFVDFAPTFLEVAGITPAASGMAPMAGRSLVPLFRATRGGWVERRQRGFLLVGQERHDVGRPGDAGYPIRGVLRDDWLYLWNAEPGRWPACNPETGYLNCDGSPTKTLILEQRRRGAGDDWWRLCFGKRSGEELYDLGTDPDCLNNLAGHGSARKTVAALKQLMAKQLKAQGDPRLEGRGHVFDEYPYAEERFRNFYERFRQGEKLSPGWVEATDFEKGPVE; encoded by the coding sequence ATGAAAATTCTGGTGACGTTGGCGGTTCTGCTTGCCGGCTGGGCGGCGATGGGGGCGCGGCCCAACATTCTGCTGGCCATTGCGGATGACTGGTCTTTTCCGCACGCCAGCGCCTACGGTTGCCGGTGGGTGAAGACGCCGGCCTTTGATCGCGTGGCGCGGGAGGGTTTGTTGTTTCAACGCGCCTACACGCCCAACGCCAAATGCGCGCCGTCCCGGGCCTGCATTTTGACGGGGCGGAATCCCTGGCAGCTCAAGGAGACGGCGAATCACGTGTGTTATTTTCCGCTGGAATTCAAAACATACGCGGAGGCGCTGGCCGAGCGGGGATACTTCTGCGGCAAGACCGGCAAGGCGTGGGGCCCCGGCGTGGCGTTGGACGCGCAACAGCGAGCGCGCCCGCTGACGGGGCGCGGTTTTGACAAGCGCACGGCGCCGCCGCCCGCCAAGGCCATTTCCAATAATGACTACGCGGCGAACTTTGCGGACTTTCTGGACGCCGTGCCGGCGGGGCAGCCGTGGTGTTTCTGGTATGGGAGCATGGAGCCGCATCGGGCTTATGAAGCCGGGGTGGGGACGGCCAAAGGCGGCAAGCGGCTGGAAGACATTGACCGGGTGCCGGGCTTTTGGCCGGACACGCCGGCGGTGCGGCAGGACCTGCTGGACTATGCCTTTGAGGTGGAGCATTTTGACCGGCATTTGGAGCGGATGTTGGAAATCCTGGACCAGCGCGGGCTGGCTTCCAACACGTTGGTGGTGGTCACCAGTGACAACGGCATGCCGTTTCCGCGGGCGAAGGGCAATTTGTACGAGCTGGCCGCGCACATGCCGCTGGCCATTCGCTGGCCGCAGGGCATTCGGAATCCGGGGCGGGTGATTGAGGATTACGTGAGCTTTGTGGATTTCGCGCCGACTTTTCTGGAAGTCGCGGGCATCACACCCGCCGCTTCCGGCATGGCGCCGATGGCCGGGCGAAGCCTGGTCCCGCTTTTTCGCGCCACCCGCGGGGGCTGGGTGGAGCGGCGGCAGCGCGGCTTTTTGCTGGTGGGCCAGGAGCGTCATGATGTGGGACGGCCGGGGGATGCAGGCTACCCCATACGTGGCGTATTGCGGGACGACTGGCTGTATCTGTGGAATGCCGAGCCGGGGCGATGGCCGGCGTGCAATCCGGAAACGGGTTATTTGAATTGTGACGGCAGCCCCACCAAAACGCTGATTCTGGAGCAGCGGCGCCGGGGGGCGGGAGATGATTGGTGGCGGCTGTGCTTTGGCAAGCGCAGCGGCGAGGAGCTGTATGACTTGGGCACGGATCCCGATTGTTTGAACAATCTGGCCGGGCATGGCTCGGCGCGCAAGACGGTGGCCGCGCTGAAACAGCTCATGGCAAAGCAACTCAAAGCGCAGGGCGACCCGCGGCTGGAGGGACGGGGCCATGTATTTGATGAATACCCCTATGCGGAAGAGCGTTTCCGTAATTTTTATGAGCGCTTTCGGCAGGGGGAAAAACTCTCGCCGGGCTGGGTGGAAGCCACGGATTTTGAGAAGGGGCCGGTGGAGTAG
- a CDS encoding ABC transporter ATP-binding protein: MLLLDKISKIYHGERGIIRAVQEASLHIQAGEFVAVRGPSGSGKTTLLLAAGGLLRPDEGTVRVNGAEPYALSPEARARFRAEHIGFVFQQFHLLPYLTVLENVLAAALPRPRSDAVDRARFLLEKVGLAARLDHLPAALSTGEKQRTALARALFHAPPLLLADEPTGNLDEANGQKVLEGLAEHARQGGAVLLVTHDPRAAAFAHRVLMMENGRLHPAV; encoded by the coding sequence ATGCTGCTGCTGGACAAAATCTCCAAAATCTACCACGGCGAACGCGGTATCATCCGCGCCGTCCAGGAAGCCTCCCTCCACATTCAGGCCGGCGAATTCGTGGCCGTCCGCGGCCCCAGCGGCTCCGGCAAAACCACCCTGCTCCTGGCCGCCGGCGGTCTGCTGCGACCCGACGAAGGCACCGTGCGCGTCAACGGCGCCGAGCCTTATGCCCTCTCCCCTGAGGCCCGCGCTCGCTTTCGCGCCGAGCACATCGGCTTTGTTTTTCAACAGTTTCACCTCCTGCCCTACCTGACCGTCCTGGAAAACGTGCTGGCCGCCGCCCTGCCCCGCCCCCGCTCCGATGCCGTGGACCGCGCCAGATTTCTCCTGGAAAAAGTGGGCCTGGCCGCCCGGCTGGACCACCTGCCGGCCGCCTTGAGCACCGGAGAAAAACAACGCACCGCCCTGGCCCGCGCCCTGTTTCACGCGCCGCCCCTCCTCCTCGCTGACGAACCGACCGGCAATCTCGACGAGGCCAACGGCCAGAAAGTCCTGGAAGGATTGGCCGAGCACGCCCGCCAGGGCGGCGCCGTTCTGCTGGTCACCCATGACCCGCGCGCCGCAGCCTTTGCCCACCGGGTCTTGATGATGGAAAACGGCCGCCTCCACCCGGCCGTTTGA
- a CDS encoding ABC transporter permease: protein MNWMRLILREIAFRKLNFSLAVLSVAAAAGCVVAQFTLMRAHDFQTQRLLAAREKEVQQMMARLQDDYRKIMLKLGFNILILPAGASLNDLHNDEQPPILMPEEYAHILASNRVMTINHVLPALTQKVKWPERQRKIILMGVKGEVFIQSPNQKPLLEAVPPGHVVVGYELHQSLGLKPGQTLALMGREFKIAKLMDEKGNADDITLWINLHEAQQLLQLPGKINAILALECNCEADRLAKIRAEIGALLPGTRVIEFASQAITRAEARNRAAEQALASLQHEKESRARLRAQQEAFAAWLIPVVLAAAAVWIALLTWLNVRDRRPEIGLLRALGVRAAQVLGVFIGRAALSGLVGALIGALAGVWTGLRWDTQLPPETIRQVLDASLLAAVILAAPVLAAAAAWVPALVAAQQDPAHILRES from the coding sequence ATGAACTGGATGCGGTTGATTCTGCGCGAAATCGCCTTTCGCAAATTGAACTTCAGCCTCGCCGTCCTCAGCGTGGCCGCCGCCGCCGGCTGTGTGGTGGCCCAATTCACCTTGATGCGGGCGCACGACTTCCAAACCCAGCGCCTCCTGGCCGCCCGTGAAAAGGAGGTCCAACAAATGATGGCCCGCCTCCAGGATGATTACCGCAAAATCATGCTCAAACTGGGCTTCAACATTCTCATCCTCCCCGCCGGCGCCAGCCTCAATGACTTGCACAATGACGAACAGCCGCCCATTTTGATGCCGGAGGAGTACGCCCACATCCTCGCCAGCAACCGCGTCATGACCATCAATCACGTCCTCCCCGCCCTCACCCAGAAAGTCAAATGGCCCGAACGCCAGCGCAAAATCATCCTCATGGGCGTCAAGGGCGAAGTCTTCATTCAAAGCCCCAATCAAAAACCCTTGTTGGAAGCTGTGCCCCCCGGCCATGTCGTGGTGGGATACGAGCTGCACCAGAGCCTGGGCTTGAAACCCGGCCAGACCCTCGCCCTCATGGGCCGCGAGTTCAAGATTGCCAAATTGATGGACGAAAAAGGCAACGCCGATGACATCACCCTCTGGATTAACCTCCACGAAGCCCAGCAGTTGCTCCAACTGCCCGGCAAAATCAACGCCATCCTCGCCCTGGAATGCAACTGCGAAGCCGACCGCCTCGCCAAAATCCGCGCGGAAATCGGCGCCCTCCTGCCCGGCACCCGCGTGATTGAGTTTGCCTCCCAGGCCATCACCCGCGCCGAAGCCCGCAACCGCGCCGCCGAACAGGCACTCGCCAGCCTCCAGCACGAAAAGGAAAGCCGCGCCCGCCTTCGCGCCCAGCAGGAAGCCTTCGCCGCCTGGCTCATCCCCGTGGTGCTGGCCGCGGCCGCCGTCTGGATTGCCCTGCTCACCTGGCTGAACGTGCGCGACCGCCGCCCCGAAATTGGCCTCTTGCGCGCCCTGGGCGTCCGGGCCGCCCAGGTGTTGGGGGTGTTCATCGGACGCGCCGCCCTCTCGGGGCTGGTGGGCGCGCTCATCGGCGCGCTGGCAGGTGTCTGGACCGGCTTGCGCTGGGACACCCAATTGCCGCCCGAAACCATCCGCCAGGTCTTGGATGCCAGCCTGCTCGCTGCCGTCATCCTTGCCGCACCCGTGCTGGCCGCCGCCGCCGCGTGGGTGCCGGCGCTCGTGGCCGCCCAGCAGGACCCGGCCCATATCTTGCGCGAGAGCTGA
- a CDS encoding NAD(P)-dependent oxidoreductase has translation MISAEPELRKYTWAEVDRVEPPKRSAVERVADFFEIYTEMDEQTAREQASRCVQCHNPNCVQGCPLSNRIPEWLALVAEGHFLEAAELSQATSNMPEICSRICPQERLCEGHCLVDGKTEPISIGAIERFLNEYALQHGAINTAVAPPNGLRVAVVGSGPAGLACADELAKMGYEVVVHEALPVAGGLLVTGIPAFKLEKRVVERRVNILKQRGVKFKLGVKLGRDFGLNDLLREYDAVFLGIGAQQAKPLDVPGAELKGVYQAIPFLAQKNAGILLEGGDIDVRGKRVAVLGGGDTAMDCLRTALRCGARQAVCLYRRDFANMPGSRKEFFNALEEGARFSFLTNPIAVLGNERGEVTGVRCVRMQLGEPDAQGRRKPVPVPNSEFDCPADVVLVAYGFDPVRWPKDSDMSQLAANEWGGLIVDENQMTSVPGVFSGGDMVRGAALAVYAVRDARKAAQGIHRWLGMRRPQVK, from the coding sequence ATGATTAGCGCCGAACCTGAATTGCGCAAGTACACCTGGGCCGAGGTGGACCGGGTGGAGCCTCCCAAACGCTCGGCGGTCGAGCGCGTGGCTGACTTTTTCGAGATATACACGGAGATGGACGAGCAGACGGCGCGGGAGCAGGCGTCGCGCTGCGTCCAGTGTCACAATCCCAATTGCGTGCAGGGGTGTCCCTTGTCCAATCGCATACCTGAATGGCTGGCGCTGGTGGCGGAGGGGCATTTTCTGGAGGCGGCGGAGCTTTCACAGGCCACGAGCAACATGCCGGAGATTTGCTCGCGGATTTGTCCGCAGGAGCGGTTGTGTGAAGGGCACTGCCTGGTGGACGGCAAGACGGAGCCGATTTCGATTGGGGCGATTGAGCGTTTCCTGAACGAATACGCCCTGCAGCATGGCGCCATCAACACCGCCGTGGCGCCGCCTAATGGCCTGCGGGTGGCGGTGGTTGGCTCTGGTCCGGCGGGACTGGCCTGCGCGGATGAACTGGCCAAGATGGGATATGAGGTGGTGGTGCACGAGGCACTGCCGGTGGCTGGGGGCCTGCTGGTCACGGGCATTCCGGCGTTCAAACTGGAAAAGCGGGTGGTGGAGCGCCGGGTCAACATTTTGAAGCAGCGGGGAGTGAAATTCAAACTGGGCGTCAAGCTGGGACGTGATTTTGGATTGAATGATTTGCTGCGGGAATATGATGCGGTGTTTTTGGGCATTGGTGCGCAGCAGGCCAAGCCGCTGGATGTGCCCGGCGCGGAGTTGAAGGGGGTTTATCAGGCCATACCTTTCCTGGCGCAGAAGAATGCGGGCATTCTGCTGGAGGGCGGGGACATTGATGTGCGGGGCAAGCGGGTGGCGGTGCTGGGCGGGGGCGACACGGCCATGGATTGCCTGCGGACGGCCTTGCGTTGCGGGGCGCGGCAGGCGGTGTGTTTGTATCGGCGGGATTTCGCCAACATGCCCGGGAGCCGGAAGGAGTTTTTCAATGCGCTGGAGGAGGGGGCGCGGTTTAGTTTTTTGACCAATCCGATTGCTGTGCTTGGGAATGAGCGGGGGGAGGTGACGGGGGTGCGCTGCGTGCGGATGCAATTGGGCGAGCCGGACGCGCAGGGGCGGCGCAAACCGGTGCCGGTGCCGAATTCTGAATTCGATTGTCCGGCGGACGTGGTGCTGGTGGCGTATGGCTTTGACCCGGTGCGGTGGCCCAAGGACTCGGACATGAGCCAGTTGGCGGCGAATGAGTGGGGCGGGTTGATTGTGGACGAGAATCAGATGACGAGCGTGCCCGGGGTGTTCAGCGGCGGGGACATGGTGCGGGGGGCGGCGCTGGCGGTGTACGCGGTGCGGGATGCCCGGAAGGCGGCGCAGGGGATTCACCGGTGGCTGGGTATGCGCCGGCCGCAGGTAAAATAA
- a CDS encoding LysM peptidoglycan-binding domain-containing protein, with the protein MMRTRFLILGLATLWALDTLPLPAQDNTLATLLAERQELDEKYKSLAAAVRALQENQEVLQKKLEAALAELRALQEKTSRTPTNWASNEDIRRLAERLVELDKSRVADNKLVLDKIAELAKTLKAPPPAPAHPLAPTPRKTALAKEEKGYEYVVQSGDTLTRILKEYRDAGIKVSQKAIEEANPGVDWNRLKIGQKIWIPAPAE; encoded by the coding sequence ATGATGCGCACGCGATTTTTAATTTTAGGCCTGGCCACCTTGTGGGCTCTGGATACCTTGCCGCTCCCCGCCCAGGATAATACCCTGGCCACTCTCCTGGCCGAACGCCAGGAGTTGGACGAAAAATACAAATCCCTCGCCGCCGCCGTGCGCGCCTTGCAGGAAAACCAGGAGGTCCTCCAGAAAAAACTGGAGGCCGCCCTGGCGGAACTGCGCGCCCTCCAGGAAAAAACCAGCCGCACCCCCACCAACTGGGCCTCCAACGAAGATATCCGCCGCCTGGCCGAGCGCCTGGTGGAACTGGACAAAAGCCGCGTGGCCGACAACAAACTGGTCCTGGACAAAATCGCCGAGCTTGCCAAAACCTTGAAGGCGCCGCCCCCTGCGCCCGCCCATCCCCTCGCCCCCACCCCGCGCAAAACCGCGCTCGCCAAAGAGGAAAAAGGCTACGAGTACGTCGTGCAATCCGGCGACACCCTGACCCGCATCCTCAAGGAATACCGTGACGCCGGCATCAAAGTCTCCCAAAAGGCCATCGAAGAAGCCAACCCCGGCGTGGATTGGAACCGCCTGAAAATCGGCCAGAAAATCTGGATTCCCGCCCCCGCTGAATAG
- a CDS encoding histone deacetylase family protein encodes MTIITDERCVEYAAPGHPERPQRIIATLARLRAQTQLRLGWGAPLAVSEELLRRAHEPGLIQAVRQPAGDFDADTPAHPDIYAHALRATGGALAAVELAREGEVAFSLMRPPGHHATRREVMGFCYFNSVAVAAYAAQAAGARRVAVFDFDVHHGNGTEDILLDQPGMRFCSVHQSPAYPGTGLHHRGSNCFNYPVPPRLPREAYREVLAEALEKVREWEPDLLLVSAGFDAYRRDPLAQETLEAEDFRWLGAQIRALAVPAAHVLEGGYSQDLPELIFNYLAGLSGL; translated from the coding sequence ATGACCATCATCACGGACGAGCGCTGTGTGGAATACGCGGCGCCCGGGCATCCGGAACGCCCGCAGCGTATCATCGCGACGCTGGCCCGCCTGAGGGCGCAAACGCAACTCAGACTGGGCTGGGGCGCGCCGCTGGCGGTGTCCGAGGAGCTGCTGCGGCGGGCGCATGAGCCGGGTTTGATTCAGGCGGTCCGGCAGCCGGCGGGGGATTTTGACGCGGATACGCCGGCGCATCCGGACATCTACGCCCATGCATTGCGCGCCACGGGCGGTGCTTTGGCGGCGGTGGAGCTGGCGCGGGAGGGGGAGGTGGCCTTCAGTTTGATGCGGCCGCCGGGGCATCATGCGACACGGCGGGAAGTGATGGGGTTTTGTTATTTCAACTCTGTGGCGGTGGCGGCTTATGCGGCGCAGGCGGCGGGAGCGCGGCGGGTGGCGGTGTTTGATTTTGATGTGCACCACGGCAATGGCACGGAGGACATTTTGCTGGACCAGCCCGGGATGCGTTTTTGCTCGGTTCACCAGTCGCCGGCTTATCCGGGGACAGGGCTGCATCATCGGGGGAGCAATTGTTTCAACTACCCGGTGCCGCCCCGGCTGCCGCGCGAGGCCTACCGCGAGGTGCTGGCGGAAGCCCTGGAAAAAGTGCGGGAATGGGAGCCGGACCTCCTGCTGGTTTCGGCCGGTTTTGACGCCTACCGGCGCGACCCGCTGGCGCAGGAAACTCTGGAGGCGGAAGATTTCCGCTGGTTGGGGGCGCAAATCCGGGCGCTGGCGGTGCCCGCGGCGCATGTGCTGGAGGGTGGGTACAGCCAGGATTTGCCCGAACTCATTTTTAACTACCTCGCAGGATTATCCGGCTTATGA
- a CDS encoding PQQ-binding-like beta-propeller repeat protein: MNITRFLLGLALALTLGNLSAENWPRFRGPNGQGISSETNLPLTWDATNHIRWKTPIAGEGWSSPIVWNDRVFVTAAREDGTQCHVICLDRDSGKVLWDVRVFEQRRLRKEGKNSYATPTPCTDGQQVYAVFNDGSIVALDFQGQVAWTNREVAFYSRHGLGASPIVHEGLLIMPYDGSQRVDEVGNWPNNSDFERTGWQIPWDKSFLVALDTKTGRRVWTARRGMSRIAHVTPFIWRDNGREELISCAGDCIQGFDLKTGERLWTVFSRGEGVTPSPVYGEGLIFTSSGFEATTIRTVKPGGRGDVTATHIAWEQKRGAPTQSSLLYVKPHLYAVTDNGMLTCYTAANGEVVYQERLQGAFSASPVYADGRIYLLNEAGETIVIAPGPQFKVLARNRLNEKAQASIAVSQGRLFLRTAQHVYCIGP; the protein is encoded by the coding sequence ATGAACATAACCCGTTTCCTCCTTGGATTGGCCTTGGCGCTGACCCTGGGGAATCTGTCCGCCGAAAACTGGCCGCGCTTCCGCGGCCCCAATGGACAGGGCATCTCCAGCGAAACCAACCTGCCACTCACCTGGGACGCCACCAATCACATCCGATGGAAGACCCCCATCGCCGGCGAGGGCTGGTCCTCCCCCATCGTCTGGAATGACCGCGTGTTTGTGACCGCCGCCCGCGAGGACGGCACCCAGTGTCACGTCATTTGCCTGGACCGCGATTCCGGCAAGGTCCTCTGGGATGTGCGCGTCTTCGAGCAGCGCCGCCTCCGCAAGGAAGGCAAAAATTCCTATGCCACCCCCACCCCCTGCACCGACGGCCAGCAGGTGTATGCCGTCTTCAATGATGGCAGCATCGTGGCCCTCGACTTCCAGGGCCAAGTCGCCTGGACCAACCGCGAGGTGGCCTTTTACAGCCGGCACGGCCTGGGTGCCTCCCCCATTGTTCACGAGGGCCTGCTCATCATGCCGTACGACGGCAGCCAGCGCGTGGACGAAGTCGGCAACTGGCCCAACAACAGCGATTTCGAGCGCACCGGCTGGCAAATCCCCTGGGACAAATCGTTCCTGGTGGCCCTGGACACCAAGACCGGCCGGCGCGTCTGGACAGCCCGCCGCGGCATGTCCCGCATCGCGCACGTCACGCCCTTCATCTGGCGCGACAATGGCCGCGAAGAATTGATTAGTTGCGCCGGCGATTGCATCCAGGGCTTCGACCTCAAAACCGGCGAACGCCTCTGGACCGTGTTCAGCCGCGGTGAAGGTGTCACTCCCAGCCCCGTTTACGGCGAGGGACTAATTTTCACCTCCTCCGGCTTTGAGGCCACCACCATCCGCACCGTCAAACCCGGCGGCCGCGGCGATGTCACCGCCACCCACATCGCCTGGGAACAAAAACGCGGCGCGCCCACCCAATCTTCCTTGCTGTACGTGAAGCCCCATTTGTATGCCGTGACCGACAATGGCATGTTGACCTGCTACACCGCCGCCAACGGCGAAGTGGTGTACCAGGAGCGCCTGCAGGGTGCCTTCAGTGCCTCGCCAGTCTATGCCGATGGCCGCATTTATCTCCTCAACGAGGCCGGCGAAACCATCGTCATTGCCCCGGGGCCGCAATTCAAAGTGCTGGCGCGCAACCGGCTCAATGAAAAGGCCCAGGCCTCCATCGCGGTGTCCCAGGGCCGGCTGTTCCTCCGCACCGCCCAGCATGTCTATTGCATCGGGCCGTAA
- the rpsI gene encoding 30S ribosomal protein S9, translating into MSDTVTETKPIEFKGTGRRKTSVARVRLAVGSGKILVNNRPFESYFVTENQRLHATRPLAVTDSMSKFDIYINVTGGGLSGQAGAIRHGISRALLQYDATLRPTLKKEGLLTRDPRMKERKKYGQPGARKRFQYSKR; encoded by the coding sequence ATGAGCGACACCGTTACTGAAACCAAGCCCATCGAGTTCAAAGGCACCGGGCGCCGCAAAACGAGCGTGGCCCGCGTGCGCCTGGCGGTTGGTTCGGGCAAGATTCTGGTCAACAATCGCCCGTTTGAGAGTTACTTCGTCACGGAAAACCAGCGGCTGCATGCGACGCGTCCGCTGGCGGTGACGGACAGCATGTCGAAGTTTGACATATACATTAATGTGACAGGCGGCGGGCTGAGCGGTCAGGCTGGCGCAATCCGGCACGGCATCAGCCGGGCTTTGTTGCAATATGATGCGACCCTGCGCCCCACTTTGAAGAAGGAGGGGTTGCTGACGCGCGACCCGCGCATGAAAGAGCGCAAGAAATACGGGCAGCCGGGCGCGCGCAAGCGCTTCCAGTACTCCAAGCGTTAA